A region from the Halomarina litorea genome encodes:
- a CDS encoding DR2241 family protein — translation MSATHIEALREAAADGVALDGLHVSFDGDAYVFETPEERHEDLSAEAFREAAAANHEYVSNWYVWSVPERTADRRAFLRWAEMADEHPVPERYEALHEGIERTWGELLVTVSLDEDDGRTYDLRHEDDADHDPTALDAHRDPLDARHLATEDEDGRYRPLKTAPSLRSGWVFPDLSGAELVRAVDFFYPATVANWHREREGELDVTHWQETAERQTGIYDIIDELHPEAVEWVAQTCCVDSQCLKRRQWDLNEDHELDAPRGDSEFPCREPCSLVVAAARKWTTLEREEAREYSFELTPSEKEQVEDIIDAVADGRTDEIREADVYEGANRYRTRFLRAKRFDEDGNLCGVKTED, via the coding sequence ATGAGCGCGACCCACATCGAGGCGCTGCGCGAGGCGGCCGCCGACGGCGTGGCACTCGACGGCCTGCACGTCTCGTTCGACGGCGACGCCTACGTCTTCGAGACGCCCGAGGAGCGCCACGAGGACCTCTCGGCCGAGGCGTTCCGCGAGGCCGCCGCCGCGAACCACGAGTACGTCTCCAACTGGTACGTCTGGTCGGTCCCCGAACGGACCGCCGACCGCCGGGCGTTCCTCCGGTGGGCCGAGATGGCCGACGAGCACCCCGTGCCCGAGCGATACGAGGCGCTCCACGAGGGTATCGAGCGGACGTGGGGCGAACTGCTCGTCACCGTCTCGCTGGACGAGGACGACGGCCGCACCTACGACCTGCGCCACGAGGACGACGCGGACCACGACCCGACGGCCCTCGACGCGCACCGCGACCCTCTCGACGCCCGCCACCTCGCCACGGAGGACGAGGACGGGCGCTACCGCCCGCTGAAGACCGCCCCTTCGCTCCGGTCGGGATGGGTGTTCCCGGACCTCTCCGGGGCCGAACTCGTCCGAGCGGTGGACTTCTTCTACCCTGCGACGGTCGCCAACTGGCACCGCGAGCGCGAGGGTGAACTGGACGTGACCCACTGGCAGGAGACCGCAGAGCGCCAGACGGGCATCTACGACATCATCGACGAACTCCACCCCGAGGCCGTCGAGTGGGTCGCCCAGACCTGCTGTGTCGACTCGCAGTGTCTCAAGCGCCGCCAGTGGGACCTGAACGAGGACCACGAACTCGACGCGCCCCGAGGGGACAGCGAGTTCCCCTGCCGCGAACCGTGTTCGCTGGTCGTCGCCGCCGCGCGCAAGTGGACCACGCTCGAACGCGAGGAGGCCCGCGAGTACTCCTTCGAACTCACGCCGAGCGAGAAAGAGCAGGTAGAGGACATCATCGACGCCGTCGCGGACGGCCGGACCGACGAGATTCGGGAGGCGGACGTCTACGAGGGGGCGAACCGCTACCGGACGCGCTTCCTGCGTGCGAAGCGCTTCGACGAGGACGGGAACCTGTGTGGGGTGAAGACCGAGGACTAG
- a CDS encoding tetratricopeptide repeat protein: protein MSTPRRHRFSEGAGFDDPYEGFDLDRESTPTDPVLVDPADDHALTDILDPEQVVPADVDLDALLAVGVEYFAIEQYEQALDAFARVVRFAPEDSDVAQEAWVNAGVAHGQLEEYDEAVGAYLEAIRLGDDTEHAATAETNLAYALWAMGDSSRPLEHAERAVELDSRSAHAWYNLGFLYNERGLWEFALEALDTALSLGLRPNWVKEERQRALDGVEELRERRETDREDGTESPAERERTRGDRVAGD from the coding sequence ATGTCCACGCCACGCAGACACCGGTTCTCGGAGGGTGCAGGGTTCGACGACCCGTACGAGGGGTTCGACCTCGACCGCGAATCCACACCGACCGACCCAGTGCTCGTGGACCCGGCCGACGACCACGCTCTCACCGACATCCTCGACCCCGAGCAGGTCGTCCCGGCGGACGTGGACCTCGACGCACTGCTGGCGGTGGGCGTCGAGTACTTCGCCATCGAGCAGTACGAGCAGGCGCTGGACGCCTTCGCGCGGGTGGTCCGGTTCGCCCCCGAGGACTCCGACGTCGCACAGGAGGCGTGGGTGAACGCGGGCGTCGCCCACGGCCAGCTAGAGGAGTACGACGAGGCCGTCGGCGCGTATCTCGAAGCCATCCGCCTCGGCGACGACACCGAACACGCCGCCACCGCCGAGACGAACCTCGCGTACGCGCTGTGGGCGATGGGCGACAGTTCCCGGCCCCTCGAACACGCCGAACGCGCCGTCGAACTCGACTCGCGGTCGGCCCACGCGTGGTACAACCTCGGCTTCCTCTACAACGAACGCGGCCTCTGGGAGTTCGCGCTGGAGGCACTCGACACTGCACTCTCCCTCGGCCTGCGCCCGAACTGGGTGAAGGAGGAACGTCAGCGCGCGCTGGACGGCGTCGAGGAACTCCGGGAGCGCCGCGAGACGGACCGCGAGGACGGGACCGAGTCGCCCGCCGAACGCGAACGGACCCGCGGGGACCGAGTCGCAGGCGACTGA